In one Acidimicrobium ferrooxidans DSM 10331 genomic region, the following are encoded:
- a CDS encoding peroxidase-related enzyme (This protein belongs to a clade of uncharacterized proteins related to peroxidases such as the alkylhydroperoxidase AhpD.) produces MTRIPEWFGRLDPDPNAPDDVRARNDAVAERTGFLPTIFGALSWRPEEYRAFFGYHDALMEVPSGLTKAERELIVVATSAGNHCLYCVIAHGAILRIRAHDPTIADRVVVDPERADLDERSLAIVRFAFKVRDEANAITPEDFAPLYEVGLDDTDIWLVGAITAFFALSNRLAGFAKILPNSEFYAMGRTPRSS; encoded by the coding sequence ATGACCCGCATACCAGAGTGGTTCGGCCGCCTGGACCCCGACCCCAACGCGCCCGACGATGTCCGCGCGCGCAACGACGCCGTCGCCGAACGGACCGGCTTTCTCCCGACGATCTTTGGCGCCCTCTCGTGGCGGCCGGAGGAGTATCGAGCCTTCTTCGGCTACCACGATGCGCTCATGGAGGTCCCGAGCGGTCTCACGAAGGCTGAGCGCGAGCTCATCGTGGTCGCGACGTCGGCGGGCAACCACTGCCTCTACTGCGTCATCGCTCACGGCGCCATTCTTCGTATTCGGGCACACGACCCCACCATCGCCGACCGGGTCGTCGTCGATCCAGAGCGCGCAGACCTCGACGAACGATCACTCGCCATCGTGCGCTTTGCCTTCAAGGTGCGCGACGAAGCCAACGCGATCACGCCCGAGGACTTCGCGCCGCTCTACGAGGTTGGGCTCGATGACACCGACATCTGGCTCGTTGGGGCGATCACCGCGTTCTTCGCTCTCTCCAATCGTCTCGCCGGCTTCGCGAAGATCCTCCCGAATTCCGAGTTCTATGCCATGGGACGTACGCCGCGAAGCTCATAG
- a CDS encoding transposase, with amino-acid sequence MPSTPWSWRPASEGVSTRTVDDLVAALGGTGVTRSEVSRIVATSDEELAGFRRRRLDHRCVLLPPRRCHRREGPPCPPGHLPRRGDHHGRACHLRRTRSSGSCVGDGQTESFSPEYSRELRGPEASVVCASSSPMCERGLTTAIARCFIGTSWHRCRMQRARRARSHRGRGAWET; translated from the coding sequence GTGCCCTCGACGCCTTGGTCATGGAGGCCTGCGTCTGAGGGCGTCAGCACCCGCACGGTCGATGACCTGGTCGCGGCCCTCGGTGGGACGGGGGTCACAAGGAGCGAGGTCTCTCGCATCGTCGCAACCTCAGACGAGGAGCTGGCGGGGTTCCGTCGCCGCAGGCTGGACCATCGCTGCGTTCTGCTCCCTCCTCGCCGATGCCACCGACGCGAAGGGCCGCCTTGCCCACCGGGTCATCTCCCGCGCCGTGGTGACCATCACGGGCGTGCATGCCACCTGAGACGCACGAGGTCCTCGGGGTCGTGCGTCGGGGACGGGCAGACCGAGAGCTTCTCGCCCGAGTACTCGAGGGAGCTCAGGGGTCCTGAGGCCTCGGTGGTGTGTGCCTCGTCATCTCCGATGTGCGAGCGCGGGCTCACCACCGCCATCGCGAGGTGCTTCATCGGGACGAGCTGGCACAGGTGCCGGATGCAGCGTGCGCGACGTGCTCGCTCGCATCGAGGAAGGGGAGCCTGGGAGACATGA
- a CDS encoding helix-turn-helix domain-containing protein: MHPRPGEDVVLPPTDLGPLVHLARFLEAHTEPAMLRGPDGENIPLPPEVYTVLRQVVEVMRQGKAALIAPQGLLLTTQEAADFLGISRPTLVRLLEEGAIPFEKPNRHRRIRLEHLVDFQHRRSTDRRAVLDQLTEQASELGLYEETEATYAKALREARRSLARKKIAD; this comes from the coding sequence ATGCACCCCAGGCCGGGCGAAGACGTCGTCCTGCCCCCCACGGACCTCGGCCCGCTCGTCCACCTGGCTCGGTTCCTGGAAGCTCACACCGAACCAGCGATGCTCCGTGGTCCAGACGGCGAGAACATCCCACTACCACCTGAGGTCTACACGGTCTTGCGCCAGGTGGTCGAGGTCATGCGACAGGGTAAGGCTGCCCTCATCGCCCCCCAAGGACTACTCCTCACCACACAGGAAGCAGCGGATTTCCTCGGCATCAGTCGGCCTACCCTCGTCCGACTCCTAGAGGAAGGGGCCATACCGTTCGAGAAGCCGAACCGTCACCGCCGCATCCGCCTCGAACACCTCGTCGACTTCCAGCATCGTCGCTCGACAGATCGTCGCGCGGTCCTCGACCAACTCACGGAGCAAGCCAGCGAGCTGGGGCTCTACGAGGAGACGGAGGCCACCTACGCCAAGGCGCTGAGGGAGGCTCGTCGGAGCCTGGCCAGGAAGAAGATCGCGGACTGA
- a CDS encoding thioredoxin domain-containing protein, whose amino-acid sequence MGNRLATSDSLYLRDHADDPVDWWPWSSDSLATAARLGRPLFVSIGYAACHWCHVMAETTFRDPAVAALINEHFLPVKVDREELPDIDARFMAAALAINGSGGWPLTAVATSDGRPAWVATYLPPRSTSNLPGLIETLTTILDAIARDPRALERAADELTRARLEPRSRRPTAPPTDEITMRLRTDLARQLDRSEGGFGTAPKFPQAHALLALWELVRTGDGVETVRVRELVLASVRRYAESGLVDHLDGGIFRYAVDRPMVDVHYEKMLVDQAWFILLLAVIGPDREDLDLYFTLERTIAFVRRALVRFDGLLATSLDADAHGVEGGAYLLRAEEVRAVLGDEAAWVIDELHLPPDRPHHGHRIGASTLRLEGNALTRFDALAAWRRGRGSARRDDKALCDHNAAVATALLVAGRRSGRDEWIVWGLGLARRVHATFVDASGARHVAYGGEARGATSSDELWVSIMALAAWEVTGATAWLERARTSASRLVERFLLPGLGMVVSSTEPGEAVPDRLDGAHPSVSSLALWHLTRLVAVSADDRLAHARSQLADALADVLEAAPAAAALGALAMGHTDRVRTVVVATPNLTELARVALAAARPLDVVVRDPTHPLATGAAGDRAEVCVAHACLLPTSDPRVLADALWSTLP is encoded by the coding sequence GTGGGGAATCGCCTTGCCACCAGCGACAGCCTGTATCTGCGCGATCATGCCGACGATCCGGTCGACTGGTGGCCCTGGTCGAGCGACTCGCTGGCGACAGCTGCTCGGCTCGGTCGGCCGCTGTTCGTGTCGATCGGCTACGCCGCATGCCACTGGTGTCACGTCATGGCCGAGACCACGTTCCGCGATCCCGCGGTCGCAGCGCTCATCAACGAGCACTTCCTCCCCGTGAAGGTCGACCGTGAGGAGCTCCCCGACATCGATGCTCGCTTCATGGCGGCCGCGCTCGCGATCAACGGCAGCGGTGGATGGCCGCTCACCGCCGTTGCCACGTCGGATGGGAGACCTGCCTGGGTCGCGACCTACCTCCCGCCACGCTCGACGAGTAACCTGCCCGGCCTGATCGAGACGCTCACCACGATCCTGGACGCGATCGCACGCGACCCCCGCGCGCTCGAGCGTGCTGCCGACGAACTCACGCGCGCACGCCTCGAGCCTCGCAGTCGGCGACCAACTGCGCCACCGACCGACGAGATCACGATGCGCCTGCGGACGGACCTCGCACGTCAGCTCGATCGGTCCGAGGGTGGCTTCGGAACGGCACCGAAGTTCCCACAGGCTCACGCACTCCTCGCCCTCTGGGAGCTCGTGCGCACCGGGGATGGCGTCGAGACAGTCCGCGTGCGAGAGCTCGTCCTCGCGAGCGTGCGCCGCTACGCCGAGAGCGGTCTCGTCGACCACCTCGACGGAGGCATCTTTCGCTACGCCGTCGATCGCCCGATGGTGGACGTGCACTACGAGAAGATGCTCGTCGACCAAGCCTGGTTCATCCTGCTCCTCGCGGTGATCGGTCCCGATCGCGAGGATCTCGACCTGTACTTCACGCTCGAGCGCACGATCGCCTTCGTTCGACGAGCGCTCGTACGCTTCGACGGCCTGCTCGCAACCTCGCTCGACGCCGACGCCCACGGAGTGGAAGGGGGCGCCTACCTCCTGCGCGCCGAGGAGGTCCGTGCCGTGCTCGGCGACGAGGCCGCCTGGGTAATCGACGAGCTTCACCTACCTCCCGATCGCCCCCACCACGGCCACCGGATCGGCGCTTCGACGCTCCGATTGGAAGGGAACGCACTCACCCGCTTCGATGCGCTCGCCGCATGGCGGCGCGGGCGCGGCAGTGCGCGACGCGACGACAAGGCCTTGTGCGACCACAACGCCGCCGTCGCGACCGCACTCCTCGTCGCCGGTCGGCGCTCGGGACGCGACGAGTGGATCGTCTGGGGTCTCGGCCTCGCGCGTCGCGTGCATGCGACGTTCGTCGATGCGAGCGGCGCCCGTCACGTCGCCTACGGCGGCGAGGCCCGCGGAGCAACGAGCTCCGACGAGCTGTGGGTCTCGATCATGGCCCTCGCCGCATGGGAGGTCACGGGCGCGACTGCTTGGCTCGAGCGCGCGCGCACGAGCGCCAGTCGCCTCGTCGAACGGTTCCTCCTCCCAGGGCTCGGCATGGTCGTCTCGAGCACGGAGCCTGGTGAGGCCGTCCCCGACCGCCTCGACGGCGCCCACCCGTCCGTGAGCTCACTCGCCCTGTGGCACCTCACGCGGCTCGTCGCGGTGAGCGCGGACGACCGCCTCGCCCACGCACGCAGCCAGCTCGCCGATGCGCTCGCCGATGTCCTGGAGGCCGCGCCGGCCGCAGCTGCCCTCGGCGCCCTGGCGATGGGACACACCGACCGCGTGCGCACCGTCGTCGTCGCGACCCCCAACCTCACCGAACTCGCCCGTGTCGCCCTCGCCGCTGCTCGTCCGCTCGACGTCGTCGTCCGCGATCCGACCCACCCACTCGCGACCGGAGCGGCTGGCGACCGGGCCGAGGTGTGTGTTGCTCACGCCTGCCTGCTCCCGACGAGCGATCCACGCGTCCTGGCTGACGCGCTCTGGTCCACGCTCCCGTGA
- a CDS encoding APC family permease: MDSLEHANSRDHHRLRRGALSLFDSSVMGVAGVAPAYSIAASTATLIGAVALGGPAALLYCGIAMFGIVWAFNYLGRSEANAGATYAWVRRALHPVLGYIAGWCLVVSALIFMVAGSVPAGSTILGLFSQRLANSTGWVTFLGIVVFLIMVGAVIAGVTITAKLQVAMSTIELAILVLFAILMLVHSPKVVSFSWHWFSPSIFHGSAGFFAGALVAAFYYWGWDVTANLNEETKGSRVTPGLGAINGVIVVFILFEVFTIGTNMVLTGHQISQNAGDVLDALGQVVWPGIGGKLIVVAVALSTIATLETTIIQVSRTLFAMGRDGTMPSILGRTHRTRLTPVAATLVVAVVSVGLLIASNYVGSVGTVLSDAINAIGLQIAVYYGLAGFSVVILYRKLLFTKLSYFIFAGLWPLAGAIFMAVMFEQSLPGLNTTTKVVGIGAIALGIIPIAIYWAKGRPYFRMPSPEERVVHLDDVGEAPEPLVD, from the coding sequence ATGGATTCACTGGAGCACGCCAACAGTCGGGACCACCATCGCCTGCGGCGAGGTGCCCTCTCGCTCTTCGACTCGTCGGTCATGGGGGTCGCAGGCGTCGCCCCCGCCTACTCCATCGCAGCATCGACGGCGACCCTGATCGGCGCCGTGGCGCTCGGAGGGCCGGCGGCCCTGCTCTACTGCGGAATCGCCATGTTCGGTATCGTCTGGGCGTTCAACTACCTCGGGCGATCGGAGGCGAACGCAGGCGCGACGTACGCGTGGGTGCGACGTGCGCTCCATCCCGTGCTCGGCTACATCGCCGGCTGGTGCCTCGTGGTGTCGGCGCTCATCTTCATGGTTGCAGGTTCGGTCCCGGCGGGATCGACCATCCTCGGCCTGTTCTCGCAGCGGCTCGCGAACTCGACCGGGTGGGTGACGTTCCTCGGCATCGTCGTGTTCTTGATCATGGTCGGTGCGGTCATCGCTGGGGTGACCATCACGGCCAAGCTCCAGGTCGCGATGTCCACGATCGAACTTGCGATCTTGGTGCTCTTTGCGATCTTGATGCTGGTGCACAGCCCCAAGGTGGTGAGCTTCAGCTGGCACTGGTTCTCCCCGTCGATCTTCCACGGTTCGGCAGGGTTCTTCGCGGGTGCCCTGGTGGCGGCGTTCTACTACTGGGGGTGGGACGTTACGGCCAACCTCAACGAAGAGACCAAGGGATCGCGGGTCACCCCGGGTCTCGGGGCCATCAACGGCGTCATCGTGGTGTTCATCTTGTTCGAGGTGTTCACCATCGGCACCAACATGGTGCTCACGGGCCATCAGATCAGCCAGAACGCCGGTGACGTCCTGGATGCGCTCGGGCAGGTGGTCTGGCCCGGGATCGGGGGCAAGCTGATCGTCGTCGCCGTCGCGCTCTCGACGATCGCGACGCTCGAGACGACGATCATCCAGGTGTCACGCACGTTGTTCGCCATGGGCCGTGACGGCACGATGCCCTCGATCCTCGGTCGTACGCATCGGACGCGGCTCACGCCCGTGGCCGCCACGCTCGTCGTTGCCGTCGTCTCGGTCGGGCTGCTCATCGCGTCGAACTACGTCGGCTCCGTCGGTACCGTCTTGTCGGACGCCATCAACGCAATCGGTCTCCAGATCGCCGTGTACTACGGCCTTGCAGGGTTCTCGGTGGTGATCTTGTACCGCAAGCTCCTGTTCACGAAGCTCTCGTATTTCATCTTCGCCGGACTCTGGCCGCTCGCTGGAGCGATCTTCATGGCGGTGATGTTCGAGCAGAGCCTCCCAGGGCTCAATACCACGACGAAGGTGGTCGGTATCGGGGCCATCGCGCTCGGCATCATCCCTATCGCCATTTACTGGGCCAAAGGCCGGCCCTACTTCCGCATGCCGAGCCCGGAGGAGCGGGTGGTGCACCTCGACGACGTCGGCGAGGCGCCAGAACCGCTCGTCGACTAG
- a CDS encoding transposase, whose translation MASHHVVHFPGATNPKRAGHRAIAGVSANSEPEEPREWPRPVPTVPACSGTIRAGDDIDVIREEVQLVLQALIEQEAAAVIGARRENETRDARCSATVSADRLLITKAGTWSCVSARLRQKSVSRASASAGACVDRALDALVMEACV comes from the coding sequence GTGGCGTCCCACCACGTCGTGCACTTTCCGGGCGCCACGAACCCCAAGAGGGCGGGCCACCGGGCGATCGCTGGCGTGTCAGCCAACAGCGAGCCAGAGGAGCCACGCGAGTGGCCCCGACCCGTTCCGACTGTACCCGCGTGCTCTGGCACCATCAGGGCAGGCGATGACATCGACGTCATCCGAGAGGAGGTCCAGCTCGTCCTCCAAGCCCTCATCGAGCAGGAGGCAGCAGCAGTCATCGGCGCTCGCCGCGAAAACGAGACGAGGGACGCCAGATGCAGCGCCACGGTGAGCGCAGACCGTCTGCTCATCACCAAGGCCGGCACGTGGAGCTGCGTATCCGCACGGCTCCGCCAGAAGAGCGTGTCCCGAGCATCGGCGAGCGCTGGCGCCTGTGTCGATCGTGCCCTCGACGCCTTGGTCATGGAGGCCTGCGTCTGA
- a CDS encoding glucose 1-dehydrogenase, whose product MHRGAAIITGATRGIGRSVAETLGAKGYPIVGVARREEELASLEKDLRAGGVAVTTVAANLRDPEVATIVVERAVAAFGSVSVLVNNAAASPTFGPIAQMEPEAMDLVWAVNVRAPALLAARFASAPGDDKAIVNIASVGGLEPEPGIGLYNVSKAALIHLTRQLATELAPVRVNAVSPGLVRTSFAAVLVDALEAQLARSLPARRIGEPADVAAAVAFLVSDEARWITGANLVVDGGTLTIGRLGGP is encoded by the coding sequence ATGCATCGAGGTGCCGCCATCATCACCGGGGCAACGCGCGGGATCGGTCGCAGCGTGGCCGAGACGCTCGGAGCGAAGGGCTATCCGATCGTCGGGGTCGCGCGCCGCGAGGAGGAGCTCGCGAGCCTCGAGAAGGACCTGCGCGCCGGTGGCGTCGCGGTGACCACCGTGGCGGCAAACCTGCGCGATCCCGAGGTCGCCACCATCGTGGTCGAGCGAGCCGTCGCTGCGTTCGGGTCGGTGTCGGTCCTCGTCAACAATGCTGCGGCGAGCCCGACGTTCGGTCCGATCGCCCAGATGGAGCCGGAAGCGATGGACCTCGTCTGGGCGGTCAACGTCCGTGCCCCCGCATTGCTCGCCGCTCGGTTCGCGAGCGCGCCTGGTGACGACAAGGCGATCGTGAACATCGCGAGCGTCGGGGGGCTCGAGCCCGAGCCCGGCATCGGGCTCTACAACGTCTCCAAGGCGGCGTTGATCCATCTCACCCGCCAGCTCGCCACGGAGCTTGCACCGGTGCGCGTCAACGCGGTCTCGCCGGGCCTGGTGCGCACATCCTTTGCGGCGGTCCTCGTAGATGCGCTCGAGGCGCAGCTGGCTCGCTCGTTGCCGGCACGGCGGATCGGTGAGCCCGCCGACGTCGCGGCGGCGGTCGCGTTCCTCGTCTCCGACGAGGCGCGCTGGATCACGGGGGCCAACCTCGTCGTCGACGGCGGGACGCTGACGATCGGTCGGCTCGGGGGGCCGTGA
- a CDS encoding transposase, whose product MNLASDPHDRRSSLPRQRSVPRTTRSSTPLPSKLPAVVTVLAEAKEEVAHLLRASRRVAGERSGRRTRSERVNHEIKRRTNVVGDFGNDAALLRLVTAVVLEQHEDWAVAERHGR is encoded by the coding sequence ATGAACCTCGCCTCAGATCCGCACGATCGTCGCTCGAGCCTTCCTCGGCAGCGCTCCGTACCCAGGACGACCAGGTCATCGACTCCCTTGCCCTCGAAGCTCCCCGCGGTTGTGACCGTGCTCGCCGAGGCCAAGGAGGAGGTCGCTCACCTTCTGAGAGCTTCTCGGAGGGTTGCTGGGGAACGATCTGGTCGACGAACCCGCTCAGAGCGAGTGAACCATGAGATCAAGCGGCGCACCAACGTCGTCGGGGACTTCGGCAACGACGCTGCTCTCCTGAGGCTCGTCACCGCTGTCGTGCTCGAGCAGCACGAGGACTGGGCCGTTGCCGAGCGACACGGCCGCTAA